One genomic region from Chelmon rostratus isolate fCheRos1 chromosome 11, fCheRos1.pri, whole genome shotgun sequence encodes:
- the LOC121614099 gene encoding dickkopf-related protein 1-like — MQIPSAHRFLAVYLTLFGYLGDVYTGTVLMNSNAIKNLPGASGSKGSDTVSPSPRTSPSGSVGHKLPADTLQPGVCTDDEDCGGDEFCNDARGACLPCRKSRKRCARDSMCCAGNRCSNGVCQANDIDGTDASIITGWHKHNNTMEHHAKKPPSAHGHQPPAVKGQEGDTCLRSADCSEGLCCARHFWSRICKPVLTEGQVCTRHRRKGTHGLELFQRCDCGDGMTCRPEKGDRDHGVSRTAARNLHTCQRR; from the exons ATGCAGATACCGTCTGCGCATCGCTTCTTGGCTGTGTATCTCACGCTGTTTGGATACCTTGGGGACGTTTACACGGGGACTGTCCTGATGAACTCCAACGCTATCAAAAACTTGCCCGGTGCTTCGGGTAGCAAAGGCTCCGACACTGTCAGTCCGAGCCCGCGCACCTCTCCCTCCGGTAGCGTGGGACACAAATTACCCGCAGACACCTTGCAG CCAGGTGTTTGCACGGATGATGAAGACTGCGGAGGTGATGAATTCTGCAACGATGCCAGAGGCGCCTGCCTGCCCTGCCGTAAGAGCCGGAAGCGTTGCGCACGGGACTCCATGTGCTGTGCAGGAAACCGCTGCAGCAATG GTGTTTGCCAGGCAAATGACATAGATGGCACAGATGCATCCATCATCACTGgctggcacaaacacaataacacCATGGAGCATCACGCCAAGAAGCCTCCCAGTGCCCATGGCCATCAGCCTCCTGCTGTGAAAG GCCAGGAGGGGGATACTTGCCTGAGATCTGCAGACTGCTCTGAGGGTCTGTGCTGCGCCAGACACTTCTGGTCACGAATCTGTAAGCCTGTGCTGACGGAGGGCCAGGTGTGCACGCGCCACCGCAGGAAAGGCACCCACGGCTTGGAGCTGTTCCAGCGCTGTGACTGCGGCGACGGCATGACCTGCCGACcagagaaaggagacagagacCACGGCGTCAGCAGGACGGCGGCCCGGAACCTACACACCTGTCAGAGACgctga